Sequence from the Crassostrea angulata isolate pt1a10 chromosome 9, ASM2561291v2, whole genome shotgun sequence genome:
taaaaataaacatttgaggcaatacacatcgttttgagtggaactaacacgtgaaattgacatagttttaaaaaaatttacggtttgaagttgtactttcatggtcagtgcgagacaaataggtatttctgatctgataatttactgatgacgttcgtggtatattggagaataataaccgcggcatctctttgatctcgacaataactgtagtagaatagTGTCTAATTCACGCCGTACATAGTACAACACTGTAAAATGTGAATCATAGTTTTACAAATACAAGAAAACCTTTGTTCAACAATCTTTATGCAGTGCCTTTGATCTAGTCTCTCGAATACATTTACCTTCCATGCAGTTTCTTTGCATAAAGTGTCTTCAATAAATGGCATTAATTGTACTATCATCCATTGTATACTACCTAGTTTTACCAACAACATAAATTACTAGATCTCTGAATTTATGATTGATCTGTTATTTTATAAACAGAAAGGATGAAGTGTTGTGTATGCATGACAAAATCTAtctaaaaggttttttttcattgcgGCATACAAATGTTGTTTTTCAAGGAGCTGTATTTACATTTCAGGGTTTTTAACAATTGGTATACCCACCGTTAAACGAGGGAAGGACGAATACATTCTGAACACCGTCCAGTCCATTGTAAACTGTACCACAGAGAAGGAACTCGCCGAAATCTATATCGTAGTTTTCTTGGCCGATTTTGATGCAAAATGGAAGGAGGGAATTAGTCGGCAATTGCGTGAAATGTTTGAAAAGATCATTTCGCTGGGAACTCTACATGTGATTCAGGCATGGGAGTCATTCTATCCGCAGTTAGATAATCTGACACATACATTTGAGgatccaaaaataaaaaagaaatggcGTGCGAAACAAAACGTGGATTAtgcgtttttgtttttgtatagcGAGACTCTAGCACAGTATTATATTCAAATGGAGGATGATATTTATACCATACCGGGATACTTACAAGCCATAAAAGactatatttcaaaatttaaggaACATTGGGTCTGTTTAGAGTTCTCTGAGCTTGGTTTTATAGGTAAACTCTACCACTCTTATGATATAAACAAACTGGCAAAAATGGTGCTTTTGTTTTATGCACAACAACCGTGTGATGTGACgtatttgaatttcaatacACAGATGTTGCAATTTAAGAGACACATAAGCCGACCGACCATATTTGAACACGTAGGATACCATTCTTCACTGCCAGGAAAAGTGCAACCTTTAAAAGACCGTTTCTTCCAATCATATCCCAAAACATTGAAAGGGGACAACCCCCCCGCCAGTGTTTATACGAGCATGCCTTTTGAAGGGTATTTTAACCCTGATAACTGCTATAGTAGAGAAAATGGTATTTTCTGGAGCACTAGATCTGGCAAAGCTAACGATTGGTTCACAGTAGCATTCAGTGTACCACAAATGGTAAACAAAATAGAGATAGATACAGGATTGCATATTTACCCACAAGATAAAATCCACCACGCAAAGCTTGAAGCAAGTTTAGCTTCCCAGGCTAAAGGACCGGGAAAACCAGAGTGTAGTTCGAACAAACTGCTGGGGTATTTCGATGATGGTAATATAAAAGTAGACAATGTTCAATCTATTACTGGTCATCGGAGAATACACTGTCTGAGTATCATTCTGACCAACAAACAAGAGACGTGGGTGATAGTGAGAGAAATAGCAGTATTTGTAGTCCATAAATGACAAAGGcatgttttaaagattttctctgctgttgattttaatttcagaaaaaaaaaacaatgcaatgGATTTTGATAAGTTTATTGCTCAAACAAAACTGAACACGAATGCAACAAAAACCTGCAAGTTTTCAACAATATCACGAGTATTTTTCACTGTTCATCAGACATTACAATGTACCAGTTATTTCTTAAAGCACAAACATAATTATGTCTTCCCTATGAAACATGATTATGACGAGCATATACCGGTAGTTATTAGATAGagtcataaaaaagaaaaaaaggtaaaGGTTAAACAGAAATATCGTTTCCTGGCTTTTAACCAAATGATAAAGTTTAGATATTACATAAgctattataatatattgtaaaatatcaatCTTGATGATTTCCTGTTTGACCGTCAATTGTATATcccttttagctcacctgaaccgaaggttcaagtaagcttttctagatctgatcacctgttgtccgtcgtccgtccgtccgtctgtccgtccgtctgtaaacttttcacatttttgacttcttctctagaaccactgagccaaatttaaacaaacttggtacaaagcatccttatgggaaggggattctaaattgttaaaataaagggcacaatcctttttaaaagggagataattgcaaaTCTGCGAAAATTGGGTGggtgtcttaaaaaatcttcttcttaagaaccactgcaccagatatgccaatatttacaccaaaacttttatatatagtgaaaattctaaattgtaaaaatcgcaATCCCCGGATAAATACTGGggtcccaagaggggttcaaagttgattaaaaaagacatatttaacatagaaatatatgggggaaaatgttttataaaaatttattctAAAGGACTACAGTGCTAAAATTATTAAGATTACTATACAAGTaccctaagatagtgtagattctaaattgtgaaaaccgtGATCCTCGGACTTATCCTACGTATGGCtccaaaatatgttcaaagaTTAACATAGACTTATATAatgggaaaatgtttttaaactcttctttttaagaattacaatgctacagtttatgagattactatgcaatcaTTCTAAGATAGTGCAgtttctaaattgtttaaatcattttttattaaaagaagtattcaaaaaaagaaaagaaatttccATAATAGGTTTATCATAGTTAAATTATCtggaaatacatgtgtatgtttatcgactagttttttggttgttatttttttttggaatttcgatcccgacatcaATTACTCACATATCGGGATCCAAGTGATCGGGATCaaagatcataaattcaaacaacttcaaaaaggtgtggatcttagtttttacgaagttttgattcacaaacacacagttaggaaagataaaggaacaaaagataaaaaattgttatgataAAAAAGTAGGAATCATTGATAGACTTTATCAACAATATATAGACGTTCCATGTTTTTTGAGTTTAGTCCATAAGACAGATGATCGATGAGAATGCAAAATCTAACATGCCTAATGTCCTCATCAcacctgcaatatttttatttgatgaatcgataaagaagcttttaatgattgaaatacaaaacagatgccaatatcatcttttaattatttaacgaatatttttcaattttttcagtgaaatgtgttttttttttattgcaaatgggtattttagagcttaaaattcagtctcatttgatgtgtaaaataactatgaatagaaacatgccaaagataaatttgtttcttctttttacataatgtttaatatatggcaaaatcttgaaatataggagttttacaatatttattcagagttcacttcataataaaccctttcgaaataaaatgatacaaggacTATTGTTCAGATGAGCgatttgtggcccatgggcctcttgttttatttgaGGATAAAAAAGCTACTTTATGTACAGTTTCATATCTCTGTGAAAGCCAATTAGAGATTTCGAACTAACAATTGTGAAAAAATGAATGTACGCCCTGCTTTTGACCCATTTCGTACTCGCTTTTTCACACCAACTTATATAAGTAAAGctttatttctctctctctctctctctctctctctccgtttgcgtgtgtgtgtttttgtgtgtgtgtgtgtgtgtgtgtgtgtgtgtgtgtgtgtgtgcttaCAAGTGTGTGTGTTAAAATAAAACGCGAGTTATTGCATTTACTTTGTGTACAATTAAATCCCCATTCCATGGATTATTCATCAATTCAGAAACACTGTAACAAGGGATCTTTTCactttcatattatttttctgattttatgcTTATCTGTAACAACTTTGCGCTTTTCGAAATGTTCATGCTTTGCCAGAGAAAAAActgtatatatttatgtaatattcattgtttCCTTtggattattttgttataattagcAAAATCTTTGAGATAATGGTCTATGACTTCTGGTTTTTATCTTGATAGAAATCATTTGCTTAGGTGTATGCATAATTTGTTTCGAGTAAAAACCTTTTTCAGTTAACTTCCTTTCTGTATATATTGCATCTTGATAATTATCTCATGATAAAAAAGggtattttttcatgtaaattagTCCTACATTGTACATCTTATTTAACCTTTATTGGATAGGCCTATTATATTCAATTTCTAACGCCAATGTTAACTTTAAGAACGAGTAAataatgatattgtaaaaagtcaACCTGCATAGACAAGCATACCACAGCTTCTGTCCCTCTTGAGCTACACCAGCAGATCttttacacgtacatgtaagtgtatgtatatatttttaacaataacGTTTACTGCATTCGCAAGGTGAAAGTTCGCGATTTAAAGTGAGCTCTAATTtcagtggtacatgtatgtacttttcTTTCAAGATGATCCATGCTATGATACATTGTAATGCACGTATTATTCAAATCCTTTAAATCGGAATTTCCGCCACCACCTACCTCCTTGGAAAAAAAATGCGAACTCCACGTTTTGCTTCTATATAATCTTTAGGCTTTCTAATTAAGTACcaaacaaacttttaaaacttcAGACGGAGTAGATAATACTTTGGAAGTTCTTGGACTGCAGACTGTTTTAGTAATTTTCCAATATTGGTGCATTTTGTAATTACACTGCTATCTGTACAGACGCTCTTTGTGTCTCATGATAGTCCCCCTTGTAAGCTTGTCCtgtaaagggacttggacacgatttgactttaaatttaatttaatttttccattttcaatttttatactGATAAGTATCGAAGTTCATAATtctctgtcaaaatttgaaactctaatatcaagttataagcaagattaaCACAGAGTGTGacagacaaaataaaaacagagtTTAATGACAAAATAGACACTAAAACAAAAGAATTTGAACATCAAACGAAAGAAATATCCGACGGCTTTCAACTTGAATTTGAAACTCTGCGAGAAAAATTTTCTACACAGGCAAAGGAACTCAGAGAGCTAAAACAAAACTTAAAGGAATGTCAACACGTAGCCGACGCTGCAGTTGTCCTAGCCAACAACAACCAACAATATTCGCAGAAAAGCAATATTAAATTTACTAATTGGCAGGAGAGCGAACATGAGAACCTCCGTTCCGATCTCTGTAGAATTCTGAAGGAGACGGTCAACATAGATCTGGACGCGTCCGACGTATTAGCCATACATAGAGTACCGGGAGGAAACAGAGGAGGACCGCGCCCCGTCATTGCGAAGTTCCGCGACACAGACACAAAAATTAAAGTGATAAAAAATCGTTCCAAAGATGAAATTAAGAAGCGCTTTGTGATGCACGACCACCTGACTCAGATGAACGCGCAACTCATCAAAACTCTAAATCTGGACGAGCGGATCAAAGGCGCGTGGTACTATAACGGCAAAGTATTCGCGGAGGACCACGGTGGGAAGAGGCATCGATTCGACATCTTGGACAAGGTGTCAGATAAAGTCAAACATTGTCATGAGGAACAGCGGAGCAGTTTTTCCAATCGTTAAGATCGGGATCTGGAAACGAAACTTGGACCTTTTGTGATCGGGATCGAAATGTGCATATTAGCGTGTGAGTGTGTGTGTATGAAGGGAAAAGAGTACCAATTCATTTCCCATAGGGCTCAATGTTAACCTAAACCCACCTGGCTAGTTTGCTATTATACTTACAGACATATCCTTGGTCACATTTGAAAGTTCATTCCAAGCACTAACACAAAATCAATAGAAATACATtgggtcccgtggcgtttataggtcaaaattgagcttgtttacaacttacagcgatccgCAGCAAATAAATCCAAGTCCCAAAATTGACACCCACCCCCTATTTCAACCCCTCTTATTTCTTCACTTTTTGCAGTACTTCTTCAATCcatcattcattttaaacagtgataaatttactttgaaataatcattatttcagCAACTAATTCAGCCAATCACCTTAGCCATACCTTTTTCTGCGTGGCTCAATCTTGTATTAACACTTCTCTGATGTCAACATCCGGTGcattggtactctcattcctatactCATAATTTTACCCACCTCAGAATTAGGCaaatttgtgtttttcatgAACCTTATACATACCTCTAATTGTGTATGAAACTTGAGTCCTGGatcttgatttatatttatGCTGTGCTCGTCTGAGTATCAGGCTCTCTCCCTCGGCAAATGCTGTAATGAGAATGGGCTCACAGTGAGACTCAAGATGAATTGACTGCTTTTTAATgactttaacaaataaaatacatggaaaAATGGAATGAATGTgtttgtttaaatgtatttaaaggtatcatgaacaaatttgataaattttttaaataagggTGGATTCTACCCAGAATTTGAGAAAACCTCTTAAATTAGATGAAAACCTGGTGAATTATGCAAATTAAACAGGCTAAATATTGACTCataagtaaaaaatattcacatcatgaaaatttaatcattattgACTCTGATAAGCCAATTAATCCTAATCTGGCCTTTCCTGTTGATTTAGCAGGTGCAAAAaatatcaccaccccccagtCTAATGCAGCTTAGagaactagcaggtgccccctGTCATTTTGTATTACAGTCATTTTGAAAAAGGAGAGGTACATATTTTTGACATTATATTACAGCTCAGTCATTGTAGTAATAAACAGAActgataaattgtaaaatttttggaATTTACACCTAGAAAAAGAGAATTTTTtgacaatgttaaaaaatctagAAGGGTAATTGTTCTGGTTTGATACCACAAATATGCCTCACAGTAAAGAGACAGAGACTAGTATACTAATAATTTTACCTGCatcatgaagaaaaatatcTGTCATGATGGATCAGATGGATACGGACTCTCTGTCAGCGTTGTAAAGTGACAAAATGACTCCGACGCCCTGGTGCCACCATCTCCGAAGACAGAGGaggcaaaaaaatgaaaatcctcCTAAGTGCACGAATGAGAGAATATCAGTGTTACaagttattcattgcacaaacCAATGTTTATACATcaatttttatcatacatgtcttacaaatatacatatatatcattattacacacataaatacaaaattaaatcattattcaGGGGTGGGGTACACAAAAAGcacaattaaatgaaattacatgtaattacatgtattaccacatgtgatttatgcagtcaGAATAACATTCAaggaacaaattaaaaaattagatgCAGCTAgtctaaataaaagaaattgcattATGTTGAAATTCTGCAACACTGACCAGTAAGccaaagggaagtaactctaaaaactgctGTCTTGTTCTCTACACTGTTGACATTTTCAAGCATTTGAACTATTAAAACTTCACAAAAAGTCCCCACCAAACTCATAAAATGTCATCATGCAAATAAAGTATATTCCATATTCAGTTGACATGAGTCCCAGGTGTCACCCCAAGACTAGAAAGTGGTTCCCATTCTGTTTCATGTGTAATGATCATGTAAATTAAACATTCCCTTTCCaaacccggggggggggggggggggggcactcaTTCTACATTTCAGACTAGACATATTCCGAAACTCTAAACTGTATTCCTTCTAGCCCCAAAACTCTAAATCATTAAActggggataaaaaaaaatgaaacgtgGCAACCTACCAGATGCTGACACTGTTGACAGTGGATGTAGTCTCAGGGTGTGTGACGCAAACCTTCTTTTACATCAACCTCATTGCACCAGACCACTTCAGGCTTAAAAGAAGACTGCGGAACTCCTCTGCAAGGATGGCTGAAAAGTatgggaggcagtatttgatccGAATCACTCTTTCGATCAAGCTGCGCAATCCATGTACAATAAATGGTCTGCTGAAAAATAGCTCAGACGAATGAAATTGGCATTGGCTAACATCATTTAATCTATTTAAAAAGACTATAGACACTTCTGAGAAGTCAGTGGTAATATGGAGCACACAAAAATAACAGAATATCAGAAAAAAGTCTGAGTTAAACCTAAGTTTGGTCCAGATTCTATATTGAACAGCTGGTCAGTCAAGATTTATCTCAAAATCttgtacaattaaaataaatatacaagcaAAGAACTGAAATAGTGGAGTGCAACACAGGTGATCAACTATTATTTTATCCAATTTACCATAAAACACtacatttttttgcttttattcttGCCTGGACACCCTTATATTACCCTTTACACTCATtcagtacccccccccccttattttgaaaatgacagCCACTCCCACCCTCAAATTTACATTTGCAGTATTAATTTTACTTCtagtgttttaaaatgttatatctgctcttttcattatgaaataattaacctttttcaatttttaagctacaaaacatttaaaaaatagggtctctatagggaaaagAGTACCAATTCATTTCCCATAGGGCTCAATGTTAACCTAAACCCACCTGGCTAGTTTGCTATTATACTTACAGACATATCCTTGGTCACATTTGAAAGTTCATTCCAAGCACTAACACAAAATCAATAGAAATACATtgggtcccgtggcgtttataggtcaaaattgagcttgtttacaacttacagcgatccgCAGCAAATAAATCCAAGTCCCAAAATTGACACCCACCCCCTATTTCAACCCCTCTTATTTCTTCACTTTTTGCAGTACTTCTTCAATCcatcattcattttaaacagtgataaatttactttgaaataatcattatttcagCAACTAATTCAGCCAATCACCTTAGCCATACCTTTTTCTGCGTGGCTCAATCTTGTATTAACACTTCTCTGATGTCAACATCCGGTGcattggtactctcattcctataGGGAAAAGAGTACCAATTCATTTCCCATAGGGCTCAATGTTAACCTAAACCCACCTGGCTAGTTTGCTATTATACTTACAGACATATCCTTGGTCACATTTGAAAGTTCATTCCAAGCACTAACACAAAATCAATAGAAATACATtgggtcccgtggcgtttataggtcaaaattgagcttgtttacaacttacagcgatccgCAGCAAATAAATCCAAGTCCCAAAATTGACACCCACCCCCTATTTCAACCCCTCTTATTTCTTCACTTTTTGCAGTACTTCTTCAATCcatcattcattttaaacagtgataaatttactttgaaataatcattatttcagCAACTAATTCAGCCAATCACCTTAGCCATACCTTTTTCTGCGTGGCTCAATCTTGTATTAACACTTCTCTGATGTCAACATCCGGTGcattggtactctcattcctataGGGAAAAGAGTACCAATTCATTTCCCATAGGGCTCAATGTTAACCTAAACCCACCTGGCTAGTTTGCTATTATACTTACAGACATATCCTTGGTCACATTTGAAAGTTCATTCCAAGCACTAACACAAAATCAATAGAAATACATtgggtcccgtggcgtttataggtcaaaattgagcttgtttacaacttacagcgatccgCAGCAAATAAATCCAAGTCCCAAAATTGACACCCACCCCCTATTTCAACCCCTCTTATTTCTTCACTTTTTGCAGTACTTCTTCAATCcatcattcattttaaacagtgataaatttactttgaaataatcattatttcagCAACTAATTCAGCCAATCACCTTAGCCATACCTTTTTCTGCGTGGCTCAATCTTGTATTAACACTTCTCTGATGTCAACATCCGGTGcattggtactctcattcctataGGGAAAAGAGTACCAATTCATTTCCCATAGGGCTCAATGTTAACCTAAACCCACCTGGCTAGTTTGCTATTATACTTACAGACATATCCTTGGTCACATTTGAAAGTTCATTCCAAGCACTAACACAAAATCAATAGAAATACATtgggtcccgtggcgtttataggtcaaaattgagcttgtttacaacttacagcgatccgCAGCAAATAAATCCAAGTCCCAAAATTGACACCCACCCCCTATTTCAACCCCTCTTATTTCTTCACTTTTTGCAGTACTTCTTCAATCcatcattcattttaaacagtgataaatttactttgaaataatcattatttcagCAACTAATTCAGCCAATCACCTTAGCCATACCTTTTTCTGCGTGGCTCAATCTTGTATTAACACTTCTCTGATGTCAACATCCGGTGcattggtactctcattcctataGGGAAAAGAGTACCA
This genomic interval carries:
- the LOC128163970 gene encoding alpha-1,3-mannosyl-glycoprotein 4-beta-N-acetylglucosaminyltransferase C-like isoform X1; its protein translation is MKAFLPSAIFLISVVSVFTLVFQILLLLQRNNHTGFNFLNTSESCVQNSYKETYNDYLDKPSVDLTKLQRKWRDDAQIFKNASNQKRFLTIGIPTVKRGKDEYILNTVQSIVNCTTEKELAEIYIVVFLADFDAKWKEGISRQLREMFEKIISLGTLHVIQAWESFYPQLDNLTHTFEDPKIKKKWRAKQNVDYAFLFLYSETLAQYYIQMEDDIYTIPGYLQAIKDYISKFKEHWVCLEFSELGFIGKLYHSYDINKLAKMVLLFYAQQPCDVTYLNFNTQMLQFKRHISRPTIFEHVGYHSSLPGKVQPLKDRFFQSYPKTLKGDNPPASVYTSMPFEGYFNPDNCYSRENGIFWSTRSGKANDWFTVAFSVPQMVNKIEIDTGLHIYPQDKIHHAKLEASLASQAKGPGKPECSSNKLLGYFDDGNIKVDNVQSITGHRRIHCLSIILTNKQETWVIVREIAVFVVHK
- the LOC128163970 gene encoding alpha-1,3-mannosyl-glycoprotein 4-beta-N-acetylglucosaminyltransferase C-like isoform X2 → MKAFLPSAIFLISVVSVFTLVFQILLLLQRNNRFLTIGIPTVKRGKDEYILNTVQSIVNCTTEKELAEIYIVVFLADFDAKWKEGISRQLREMFEKIISLGTLHVIQAWESFYPQLDNLTHTFEDPKIKKKWRAKQNVDYAFLFLYSETLAQYYIQMEDDIYTIPGYLQAIKDYISKFKEHWVCLEFSELGFIGKLYHSYDINKLAKMVLLFYAQQPCDVTYLNFNTQMLQFKRHISRPTIFEHVGYHSSLPGKVQPLKDRFFQSYPKTLKGDNPPASVYTSMPFEGYFNPDNCYSRENGIFWSTRSGKANDWFTVAFSVPQMVNKIEIDTGLHIYPQDKIHHAKLEASLASQAKGPGKPECSSNKLLGYFDDGNIKVDNVQSITGHRRIHCLSIILTNKQETWVIVREIAVFVVHK